A section of the Pediococcus inopinatus genome encodes:
- a CDS encoding serine hydrolase domain-containing protein, translating to MTENKFTKMRNEIDAAIDRGDIYGASFSFINENKIDSFYHGFQGKDVFAERLDPSMIYDLSSLTKVVATTTRVFQLLSIHELGLQDSVTAYLPGFSHPEVTIENLLLHNSGLPADVDNIPNLTGVELVKKIYEDPLISKPGEKTVYSDLGFILLGLIIRTLNGSIDRSVQDHIWYPLAMTNTGYNLNRPKSRFVPTEVDAQRGQIQGQVHDYKALLLNGESGHSGLFSTLSDLTVFTEMMINRGKYQKKEILDPNLFDLMASYDENGRTLGWQRVNHQEQYVQTGYTGTILAFDPVNKQGFVCLTNRIYPTRDNERWNQDRDQLIKMFFSN from the coding sequence ATGACAGAAAATAAGTTCACTAAAATGAGGAATGAAATTGATGCAGCAATTGATCGTGGCGATATTTATGGTGCTTCTTTCAGCTTTATAAACGAAAATAAAATTGATAGTTTTTATCATGGATTTCAAGGTAAGGATGTTTTTGCTGAAAGATTGGATCCTTCTATGATCTATGACTTGTCTTCTTTAACGAAGGTTGTGGCAACAACAACACGGGTATTTCAGTTGTTATCTATTCATGAATTGGGATTACAAGATTCAGTTACTGCATATTTACCAGGTTTTTCGCATCCAGAAGTGACGATTGAAAATTTGTTGCTACACAACAGTGGGTTACCAGCGGATGTGGATAACATTCCTAATTTAACTGGTGTTGAGCTTGTAAAAAAAATTTATGAGGATCCATTAATTAGCAAACCGGGTGAAAAAACGGTTTATTCTGATTTAGGATTTATTTTATTAGGTTTAATTATTCGGACATTAAATGGTTCGATTGACCGCAGTGTTCAGGATCACATATGGTATCCACTGGCTATGACAAATACGGGGTATAATTTGAATCGTCCTAAGTCACGATTTGTTCCTACTGAAGTTGATGCGCAACGTGGTCAAATTCAAGGACAGGTCCATGACTATAAGGCGTTACTCTTAAATGGCGAAAGTGGCCATTCAGGCCTGTTTTCGACTCTTAGTGATTTAACTGTCTTTACTGAGATGATGATTAATCGGGGAAAATACCAGAAAAAAGAAATTCTGGATCCTAATTTGTTTGATTTGATGGCCAGTTACGATGAGAATGGGCGGACTTTAGGTTGGCAAAGAGTCAATCATCAAGAGCAATATGTGCAAACTGGCTATACTGGGACAATTTTGGCATTTGACCCCGTTAATAAACAAGGCTTTGTGTGCCTGACAAATCGAATCTATCCAACTCGTGACAATGAACGTTGGAATCAGGATCGGGATCAATTGATTAAAATGTTTTTTTCAAATTAA
- a CDS encoding CPBP family intramembrane glutamic endopeptidase has product MKLEKKSIYILITYLIVYLLPGVLNSFFKLTHMEIFNIQIVDYLIGACLLGYFAFHNMPTNLPEKKRRSVGQTILWGVLGFIVVIILQSVILRLTIQTGGNANSQNTSALLSIVKSYPIYALVIIVAAPIMEEIVFRKVLFGNLANLLSFINPKIAQLLTAFISSGLFALAHSDGHLILYAAIGLWFSWLYHHTGRIQTSMMAHILMNSLVVLPILGL; this is encoded by the coding sequence ATGAAATTAGAAAAGAAATCCATCTATATATTAATTACGTATTTAATCGTTTATTTGTTGCCCGGTGTCTTAAATAGTTTCTTTAAATTAACACACATGGAAATTTTTAACATTCAAATTGTTGACTATTTAATCGGTGCTTGCTTGTTAGGCTATTTTGCCTTTCATAACATGCCGACTAATCTGCCTGAAAAAAAGCGCCGTTCTGTGGGCCAAACCATTTTGTGGGGTGTTTTAGGATTCATCGTGGTCATTATTCTCCAATCGGTAATTTTACGCCTGACCATTCAAACGGGTGGCAATGCTAATTCTCAAAATACGAGCGCCCTTTTATCAATTGTAAAGAGCTATCCCATTTATGCTTTGGTTATTATTGTGGCAGCCCCAATTATGGAAGAAATTGTTTTTCGCAAAGTACTTTTCGGCAATCTTGCCAATCTGCTAAGTTTCATTAATCCTAAAATTGCCCAGTTGCTTACCGCCTTTATTTCTAGTGGCTTGTTCGCCTTAGCACATTCAGACGGCCATTTAATTCTATACGCCGCAATTGGCCTCTGGTTTTCGTGGCTCTACCATCATACCGGCCGTATTCAAACTTCAATGATGGCGCATATTTTAATGAACTCGTTAGTTGTATTGCCAATATTAGGCTTGTAA
- a CDS encoding redox-sensing transcriptional repressor Rex, protein METKIPEATAKRLPLYYRYLNNLLNANKLRVSSTELAEAIQVDAATIRRDFSYFGTLGKRGYGYDVHKLIDFFKKILDQDTLTNVALIGVGNLGHALLNFNFHKNSNVRIGAAFDIDPTMIGSVQSNVPVYGMAQLREQLQEQQIKIAIITIPAAIAQKVTDELVQSGIKGIMNFTTVRVSVPAEVRIQNIDLTNELQSLIYAIRHD, encoded by the coding sequence ATGGAAACCAAAATTCCGGAAGCTACTGCCAAACGGTTACCTTTATATTATCGCTATTTAAATAATTTATTAAATGCAAATAAACTACGGGTTTCTTCAACTGAGCTAGCTGAAGCGATTCAAGTTGATGCGGCAACCATTCGCCGCGATTTCTCTTATTTTGGTACATTAGGGAAACGTGGGTATGGGTATGATGTCCACAAATTAATTGATTTTTTCAAAAAAATTCTTGATCAAGACACACTCACTAATGTCGCATTGATTGGGGTTGGAAACTTAGGGCATGCCCTGTTGAATTTCAATTTTCATAAAAACAGTAATGTCCGAATCGGTGCTGCCTTTGACATTGATCCGACCATGATTGGTTCCGTGCAAAGTAACGTTCCTGTATATGGAATGGCCCAGTTACGAGAACAGCTGCAGGAACAACAAATTAAAATTGCCATTATTACTATTCCGGCAGCTATTGCCCAAAAAGTTACTGATGAACTCGTGCAATCCGGAATTAAAGGCATCATGAATTTTACAACGGTTCGCGTTTCAGTGCCGGCGGAGGTCCGAATTCAAAATATTGATCTGACCAATGAGCTGCAATCACTAATCTATGCAATTCGGCATGATTAG
- the tsaB gene encoding tRNA (adenosine(37)-N6)-threonylcarbamoyltransferase complex dimerization subunit type 1 TsaB, with protein sequence MKILALDTSNRPLSVAILDDGQLLAMTTTNIRKNHSIQLQPIIETLVKQVGLKMQDFKRIVVADGPGSYTGLRIATTTAKTLAYTLNIDLVAVSSLRTLAANVGDEDRLIVPLFDARRENVFAGIYQQTADGLVAVLEDQHLAIKELAAKLLEMHKPVWFVGQDVSVYAAFLQDQLGPYFHQVSDAMNLPNAYVLGKLGLHAEPVAHPFNFVPRYLRLTEAEVEWKKRHPQEETKPYVERN encoded by the coding sequence ATGAAAATATTGGCGTTAGATACTTCAAATCGGCCTTTAAGTGTGGCGATTTTAGATGATGGCCAGTTACTAGCAATGACGACCACAAATATTCGTAAAAATCATAGTATTCAGTTGCAGCCAATTATTGAAACATTGGTTAAGCAGGTTGGACTTAAGATGCAGGACTTCAAACGAATTGTGGTGGCAGACGGACCGGGTTCATATACTGGATTGCGGATTGCAACAACGACTGCGAAGACACTGGCATATACCTTAAATATTGATTTAGTGGCGGTGTCCAGCTTACGGACATTAGCGGCAAATGTAGGCGATGAAGATCGTTTAATCGTGCCTTTATTTGATGCGCGCCGAGAAAATGTATTTGCAGGCATCTATCAACAAACTGCTGATGGCTTGGTGGCGGTTTTGGAGGACCAACATTTAGCTATTAAAGAATTGGCCGCAAAATTACTGGAAATGCACAAGCCTGTTTGGTTTGTGGGCCAAGATGTATCTGTTTATGCAGCCTTTCTTCAGGATCAGTTGGGGCCATATTTTCATCAAGTTTCAGATGCAATGAATCTTCCTAATGCTTATGTACTTGGAAAATTAGGATTACACGCCGAACCTGTAGCCCATCCATTTAATTTTGTGCCCCGATATTTGCGTTTGACTGAAGCGGAAGTTGAATGGAAAAAACGTCATCCACAAGAGGAAACAAAGCCTTATGTTGAAAGAAATTAA
- the rimI gene encoding ribosomal protein S18-alanine N-acetyltransferase, with protein sequence MLKEIKALIKDRFFNRTKQLREQAFEIHDHVIQIETDTYFIAKAMIPDIPKILNVERSVYEGQTPWDRAAFATELRRKFDRLYLVIRYHDRMLGFIGASFDDRTATAHITNVAVVPDKQNRGIGAYLLKTMIGKAEYIGYKKMTLEVRRSNVRAQALYLKMGFEKTGVKAHYYFGDHEDAIDMTLTLTQKD encoded by the coding sequence ATGTTGAAAGAAATTAAAGCATTAATTAAAGATCGTTTTTTTAATCGAACAAAACAGTTGAGAGAACAAGCATTTGAAATTCATGACCATGTTATCCAAATTGAAACGGACACGTATTTCATTGCCAAGGCGATGATTCCGGATATCCCGAAAATTTTGAATGTGGAGCGATCTGTTTATGAAGGCCAAACGCCTTGGGATCGAGCCGCTTTTGCTACGGAACTTCGCCGTAAATTTGATCGGCTTTATTTAGTTATCCGATATCACGATCGGATGCTTGGTTTTATCGGTGCATCGTTCGATGATCGGACTGCGACTGCACATATTACAAATGTGGCTGTGGTCCCAGACAAACAGAATCGAGGCATTGGTGCTTACTTGCTTAAGACAATGATTGGAAAAGCTGAATACATTGGATACAAAAAGATGACGCTTGAAGTTAGAAGAAGTAATGTACGTGCACAGGCCCTTTATCTAAAGATGGGCTTTGAAAAAACAGGCGTGAAAGCACACTATTATTTTGGTGATCATGAAGATGCGATTGATATGACCTTAACATTGACCCAAAAGGATTAG
- the groES gene encoding co-chaperone GroES codes for MLKPLGDRVILEAQEEEQTVGGIVLASNAKEKSQSGKVIAVGEGRVLDNGEKVAPAVKTGDTVIFDKYAGTEVSYEDKKYLVLHEKDIVAITD; via the coding sequence TTGTTAAAACCATTAGGAGATCGCGTGATATTAGAAGCACAGGAAGAAGAACAAACCGTTGGTGGAATTGTCCTTGCAAGTAATGCTAAGGAAAAATCACAAAGCGGTAAAGTTATTGCTGTGGGTGAAGGACGCGTATTAGATAACGGAGAAAAAGTTGCCCCCGCTGTTAAGACAGGTGACACCGTTATTTTTGACAAGTATGCAGGTACCGAAGTTTCATACGAAGACAAAAAATATTTGGTTTTGCACGAAAAAGATATCGTTGCAATTACTGACTAA
- a CDS encoding ABC-F family ATP-binding cassette domain-containing protein, producing the protein MILLQAQNVSREFNGERLFSQITFDIQEQDRIGLVGRNGAGKTTLLKMLIGQTQPDEGQIITKKDLSIGYLAQNQGLNTDNTVWNELLTVFADVIALEQEIHQLESQLGDPEIIANSEKFKSLSNLYDQKQQTFKTKNGFGYQAEIRGVLNGFSFGEEFYDRSVNSLSGGQKTKLALAKLLLEQHDLLVLDEPTNHLDMDTLAWLEEYIKSYKGALLIVSHDRYFLDHVVSRVLDLDQHTLFPYTGNYSDYIDKKAARLKSEWKTYEKQQTQIDKLQDFVNKNIVRASTTKRAQSRRKQLEKMTVLERPNTDDAEMHFHFAAKQSSGNVVLTVKDAAIGYETDHVLSAPININLTKHHVLGIVGPNGVGKSTLLKSILGQIPLLSGTAKLGTGVEVGYYDQEQHNLDDHKTVLNELWDEHPLVPEKDIRSLLGSFLFSGDDVLKPVKNLSGGERARLLLTKLTMQADNFLILDEPTNHLDIDSREVLENALNEFDGTVLFVSHDRYFINRVATEILEISAAGSQLFLGDYDYYLAKKEAQDQTPNSAVNDETEDIEISKKQTYLASKETQKVQRKLQREVEHLEEQLDTLSETEARIQNQMADPQNFNDHLKLEELQKSLDATQTQITQTENDWTTKSEQLEDQD; encoded by the coding sequence GTGATTTTACTACAAGCCCAAAATGTCAGCCGAGAATTTAATGGAGAGCGGTTGTTCTCACAGATCACTTTTGATATTCAGGAACAAGATCGCATTGGTCTTGTCGGTCGAAATGGGGCCGGTAAAACAACGCTTCTCAAAATGTTAATTGGTCAAACACAACCTGATGAAGGTCAGATCATTACCAAAAAAGACCTTTCGATTGGTTATCTTGCCCAAAATCAAGGCTTAAATACGGATAATACCGTCTGGAATGAATTATTAACCGTTTTTGCTGACGTTATTGCTTTAGAACAAGAAATTCATCAGCTCGAAAGCCAATTAGGCGATCCTGAAATCATCGCTAACTCCGAAAAGTTTAAGTCTTTATCTAATTTGTACGATCAAAAACAGCAGACCTTTAAAACCAAAAACGGTTTTGGTTATCAAGCAGAAATTCGTGGTGTCCTTAACGGTTTTAGTTTTGGTGAAGAATTTTATGACCGCTCAGTTAACTCCCTATCTGGGGGCCAAAAAACTAAATTAGCTTTGGCGAAATTGCTGTTGGAACAACATGACCTCCTTGTGTTAGATGAGCCTACCAATCATTTGGATATGGACACTTTGGCTTGGCTAGAAGAATACATTAAGTCATACAAAGGCGCATTGTTAATTGTGTCACATGATCGCTACTTTCTAGATCATGTAGTTTCAAGAGTTCTTGACTTAGATCAGCACACGCTATTTCCTTACACTGGAAATTATTCGGATTATATCGACAAGAAAGCTGCTCGTCTCAAAAGTGAATGGAAAACTTACGAAAAACAACAAACTCAGATTGATAAACTTCAAGATTTTGTTAATAAAAATATTGTCCGTGCTTCAACCACTAAACGCGCTCAGAGTAGGCGCAAGCAGCTCGAAAAAATGACCGTCCTGGAACGACCCAATACAGATGATGCTGAAATGCATTTCCATTTTGCGGCAAAACAGTCTAGTGGTAATGTCGTTTTAACGGTCAAGGATGCTGCAATCGGTTACGAAACGGACCATGTTTTGTCGGCCCCAATCAACATTAATTTAACTAAACATCATGTTTTAGGAATCGTGGGCCCAAATGGGGTTGGTAAATCAACCCTGTTGAAAAGTATCTTAGGTCAAATTCCATTGCTTAGTGGCACCGCTAAACTAGGTACTGGCGTAGAAGTCGGCTATTATGATCAGGAACAACATAACTTAGACGACCATAAAACAGTTTTAAATGAACTTTGGGATGAGCATCCACTCGTCCCAGAAAAAGATATTCGCTCTCTGTTAGGTAGCTTTTTGTTTTCCGGAGATGACGTATTAAAACCTGTGAAAAACTTAAGCGGTGGAGAACGAGCTCGCCTACTTCTAACTAAATTAACCATGCAGGCTGACAACTTCTTAATTTTGGATGAGCCAACCAATCATCTAGACATTGATAGCCGTGAAGTTCTTGAAAATGCCTTAAATGAATTTGATGGTACCGTCCTTTTCGTCTCTCATGATCGTTACTTCATTAATCGAGTAGCAACAGAAATTTTGGAAATCTCTGCGGCTGGAAGTCAACTATTTCTGGGTGATTATGATTACTATTTAGCTAAAAAAGAGGCTCAGGACCAAACACCAAATTCAGCTGTTAATGACGAGACCGAAGATATTGAGATTTCAAAAAAGCAAACTTACTTAGCCTCTAAAGAAACCCAAAAGGTCCAAAGAAAGTTGCAACGTGAAGTTGAACACCTTGAAGAACAACTCGATACATTGTCAGAAACCGAGGCTCGGATTCAAAACCAAATGGCTGATCCGCAAAACTTTAACGATCATTTAAAATTGGAAGAACTTCAAAAAAGTTTGGACGCAACTCAAACCCAAATTACCCAAACTGAAAATGACTGGACAACAAAGAGTGAGCAACTTGAAGACCAAGATTAG
- the groL gene encoding chaperonin GroEL (60 kDa chaperone family; promotes refolding of misfolded polypeptides especially under stressful conditions; forms two stacked rings of heptamers to form a barrel-shaped 14mer; ends can be capped by GroES; misfolded proteins enter the barrel where they are refolded when GroES binds) → MAKEIKFSEDARTKMLKGVDKLADTVKSTIGPKGRNVVLEQSYGSPTITNDGVTIAKSIDLEDHFENMGAKLVSEVASKTNDIAGDGTTTATVLTQAIVNEGMKNVTAGANPVGIRRGIERATKAAVEGLHKMSHEVKTKDDIAQVASISAANEEVGQLIADAMEKVGNDGVITIEESRGVDTTLDVVEGMQFDRGYMSQYMVTDNDKMEADLDNPYILITDKKIGNIQDILPLLQSVVEQSRSLLIIADDITGEALPTLVLNKMRGTFNVVAVKAPGFGDRRKAQLEDIATLTGGTVITDDLGLNLKDATIDQLGQANKVTVTKDDTTIVEGAGNKDQISERVATLRQQISETTSDFDKEKLQERLAKLAGGVAVVRVGAATETELKEKKYRIEDALNATRAAVEEGFVSGGGTALVNVIPSIADLKAEGDEQTGINIVKRALEEPVRQIAKNAGAEGSVIVENLKKQEPGVGYNAATSKWENMVGAGIVDPTKVVRSALQNAASVSALLLTTEAVVADKPEAKDDAAAAAQPQPVGMGGMM, encoded by the coding sequence ATGGCAAAAGAAATTAAATTTTCCGAAGATGCAAGAACAAAAATGTTAAAAGGTGTCGACAAATTAGCTGACACAGTTAAATCAACAATTGGTCCAAAAGGTCGTAACGTTGTTTTGGAACAATCATATGGTTCGCCTACAATTACAAATGATGGTGTGACAATTGCTAAGTCAATTGATCTTGAAGACCATTTTGAAAATATGGGTGCTAAGTTAGTTTCTGAAGTTGCTTCAAAAACTAACGATATTGCTGGTGACGGAACAACCACTGCAACTGTTTTAACACAAGCAATTGTAAATGAAGGTATGAAGAACGTTACTGCCGGTGCAAATCCAGTTGGTATCCGTCGCGGAATTGAACGCGCAACAAAAGCCGCTGTTGAAGGCTTACACAAGATGTCTCATGAAGTTAAAACAAAAGATGATATTGCCCAAGTTGCTTCTATCTCAGCTGCAAACGAAGAAGTTGGCCAACTAATCGCTGATGCAATGGAAAAAGTTGGTAATGATGGCGTCATTACAATCGAAGAGTCACGTGGTGTGGATACAACACTTGATGTTGTTGAAGGAATGCAATTCGATCGTGGCTATATGTCACAATACATGGTTACTGACAACGACAAAATGGAAGCTGATTTAGACAATCCATACATTTTAATTACTGATAAGAAAATTGGTAATATTCAAGATATTTTGCCATTACTTCAATCAGTTGTAGAACAAAGTCGTTCATTGTTAATTATTGCCGATGATATTACTGGTGAAGCTTTGCCAACCCTTGTTTTGAACAAGATGCGTGGTACATTCAACGTTGTGGCTGTTAAAGCACCTGGTTTTGGCGATCGTCGTAAAGCCCAACTTGAAGATATCGCAACCTTGACAGGCGGAACAGTCATCACAGATGATTTAGGTTTGAACTTAAAAGATGCCACAATTGATCAATTAGGCCAAGCTAACAAGGTTACAGTTACAAAAGACGATACAACAATCGTTGAAGGTGCTGGTAATAAAGACCAAATCTCAGAACGAGTTGCGACACTCAGACAACAGATTTCTGAAACAACTTCAGACTTTGACAAAGAAAAATTGCAAGAACGTTTAGCTAAATTAGCTGGCGGTGTTGCTGTTGTTAGAGTTGGTGCTGCAACAGAAACTGAATTGAAAGAAAAGAAGTATCGAATTGAAGATGCTTTGAATGCAACACGTGCTGCTGTTGAAGAAGGCTTTGTTTCCGGTGGTGGAACAGCATTAGTTAATGTCATTCCTTCTATTGCTGACCTTAAAGCAGAAGGCGATGAACAAACTGGTATCAACATTGTAAAACGTGCTCTTGAAGAACCTGTTCGTCAGATCGCAAAAAATGCGGGTGCTGAAGGTTCAGTAATCGTAGAAAACTTAAAGAAACAAGAACCAGGCGTTGGTTACAATGCAGCAACTAGCAAATGGGAAAACATGGTAGGCGCAGGAATTGTCGACCCTACTAAGGTTGTTCGTTCAGCATTACAGAACGCAGCCAGTGTTTCTGCCTTGTTATTAACAACCGAAGCAGTTGTTGCTGACAAGCCAGAAGCAAAAGATGATGCAGCAGCTGCAGCTCAACCACAACCAGTTGGCATGGGCGGCATGATGTAA
- the tsaD gene encoding tRNA (adenosine(37)-N6)-threonylcarbamoyltransferase complex transferase subunit TsaD: protein MTKKNLILAFESSCDETSVAVIEDGEKILSNVVATQINSHKRFGGVVPEVASRHHIEQITICIDEALEKAQVKTSDLTAVAVTYGPGLVGALLVGVAAAKAFAYANELPIVPVNHMAGHIYAARFVKPIVFPSMALLVSGGHTELVYMPYENEFQIIGETRDDAAGEAYDKIGRVLGMTYPAGKPIDELAHQGKDTFHFPRAMVHEDNFDFSFSGLKSAFINTVHHADQINETLNRADLAASFQQSVVDVIVKKTLLACEKFQIKQLILAGGVAANQGLRETLSEQLSVKEPDLDFVKAPLKYCGDNAAMIGAAGYVAMKHNVFADASLNAEPSLEFDWVPDAVK, encoded by the coding sequence ATGACTAAAAAGAACTTAATTTTAGCATTTGAATCAAGTTGTGATGAAACAAGTGTTGCCGTTATTGAAGATGGTGAGAAAATCCTGTCAAATGTGGTTGCAACTCAAATTAATAGTCATAAAAGATTCGGCGGAGTTGTGCCAGAAGTGGCTAGCCGTCACCACATTGAGCAAATCACAATTTGTATTGATGAGGCGTTAGAAAAAGCACAAGTTAAAACTAGTGATTTGACTGCGGTGGCCGTTACTTATGGTCCTGGACTTGTAGGGGCATTGTTGGTAGGTGTGGCTGCTGCTAAAGCATTTGCCTATGCCAATGAATTACCAATTGTCCCAGTAAATCACATGGCAGGCCATATTTATGCGGCTCGCTTTGTAAAACCGATTGTATTTCCTTCAATGGCGCTATTAGTTTCTGGCGGTCATACAGAGCTTGTTTATATGCCATATGAAAATGAATTTCAAATTATTGGTGAAACACGTGACGATGCGGCTGGGGAAGCTTATGATAAGATCGGGCGCGTTTTGGGAATGACTTATCCGGCTGGGAAACCAATTGATGAATTAGCTCATCAAGGAAAAGATACCTTTCACTTTCCACGGGCAATGGTTCATGAAGATAATTTCGACTTTAGTTTTAGTGGCCTAAAAAGTGCTTTTATTAACACGGTTCATCATGCTGATCAGATTAATGAAACGTTGAATCGCGCCGATCTTGCCGCGAGTTTCCAACAAAGCGTGGTCGATGTGATTGTTAAAAAAACTTTATTGGCTTGTGAAAAATTTCAGATCAAACAACTTATTTTAGCAGGAGGGGTTGCTGCAAACCAAGGACTTAGAGAAACCTTATCTGAGCAACTTAGTGTGAAGGAGCCGGATCTAGATTTTGTAAAAGCACCTCTGAAGTATTGTGGTGATAACGCAGCCATGATTGGGGCAGCTGGCTATGTGGCAATGAAGCATAATGTTTTTGCTGATGCTAGTTTGAATGCTGAACCGAGTTTGGAATTTGATTGGGTACCAGATGCCGTCAAATAA